The genome window GACTCTCCAAATCTTCGGCAAAATGAACCTGAAGGGTCTGTGTGAGAGagcaaaagcagaaatcaatTGTGAGTGAATCTGGGGACAGATGTGGGGGTAGGGAGAAGGAAATGTTTCCTAGAGCCACTGGAATTATTATGTAAGAAGGACTTAGGGATGAAACTATTCTGTGGGACACAAGCTCCATGGTGGTCTTGTACCTGGGGAGCTTTTTGGATCATTTGAAGAATACTGAAGGGGCAGAAGTATTTTGAGTACTGTTACTCAGCCTGGCTCCTTTCCATCTTGCACCaatcaaaatgattaaagaaattgAGTGATAGGAATTGTCACATACAGTGTGCCTTTGCCTAAACTACAAATAAAGTCATAGGTTAGgctaaatttctaggaatctcaaatatgatttaaaatatttgaaatatgagGAATAGGCTAAAATTTATTAAAGGATATAAGCCAACCAGTAATTTTAGTCATCCCAGGTATGAAATATTATAGACATCTAAAATTCCTTACTAATATAGAAGGCTTTACAGCTACAAATTGTATATCTGTTATCTTCTTTGAGCCTTATCATATATCCCTgtgtgtcacctctcccagggtgatggagacacaaagaattacccaaagcccatttctccagagcgaTGAGAGGGCAAAGGGGTTAATCCCAGGAGGAATTCCTTCAAGGGAGAAGGATTCCTAGGAGTAACCCTGAATCAggttttctcccagtttttattgtccaggcaaaaagttacagaaaagaatacAGGCAGTTCATCAGTCATAGTAGGAGTCaaaaaactaagctatgtgaagtacaaaaagaaacaatgagatgaTCACCATGGAAACACTTAGTTCcccaagaaacttaaagaaacaactGAAGGCGAGAcgtggaacatcccccaaccattaaccttgaagcttttagctcacatactttcccatcataaggtttagctgcaccaaggatgactgcccttagagcaagcacttttgctgtattacaattttttttttatctacaacagaatTTAGTCCtgagaaagttttgttttttcccaaacttagcatttctatgtgtaaatctaaaaagttaggctattccttaaactacagggctttggcccttctaaaaCTAAGGGCTGTGGCCCTACTAAGCTAAAGGTTAAGCCCCTGTGAAATACacgtgctttattaatgttagtatcctcccCAGCTGTGAACTCAggtatagacaaggaaactgaagcttacaCTACACCAGTTGCCCTAGAGTTACAGAGTGGAGGGCATAGCAAGAGGTCTCCTACTTCAGTGCTCTTTGTACCACATCACTTCTTCCCTCAGCTAAGCTGGCATAGTCTGAGGCTCTGTTGCCTCTAGTTTTCTTAAACCCAAATGGTCACAGAATTGGACCACTGAGGAGAACATTGGCCCCTGTTTTGGCCATCACCAAAGCTCTCCATGCTTTTGGTAAGTCTCATGATCCTGCCGGAACCTGTTGTAGGGGTGGCCCAGACCATGGAACCAGAGGATGTCAAGGCTGGAGAGGCACAAGGAGGTCAGGAGGCAGTGCTGGGTGAGTAGAAAGGCTTTTTGTCAGATTTCAGAGGCTTTTGAATCATAACTGTTATTCAACTCTTGTTAATAACTTCTTCTAATATCTGTTCCCTGAATATTATTCAAAAAGAGTCAACAAAACTGGGTGTCTGGCTGAAGTCAGAATCAAGGTCATGTTAATTCAGGGCCTCGAGAGCAGTGTTTGGAAATGCCCAGTTAAAGGTTGACAACCTGATGAACAAAGGTATATTCATATTTGTGTGTTATCTTGGTGGGGACCATAAGGCCTATCACATCTATTCCCTTCCTTTAGAGACGTAAATAAGTTCCAGGACTGGTGACCAACTAGTCCACATAAAATCTAATTTCTAGAACCAGGTCTTCTTAGTCTTAGTTCAACATCATTTCCATTTCCCCCCATTTTGTTTTGAATTCTACATAGTTGAATTCcagtttatataaatggaattacagtAGAAAGAAAACTGGACCAGGTGAGAAACCTTTATTCTTAACACAGCTATACTGCTTTCTAACAAACcacattatttcattcaataaataattggaaTGAAGATTCCAATCACTAATAAATATTGCTTATTATATTAAATGACCTTAATTTCCGATTCAGTATAAGGAAATTTATTCTTATGGTATGAGGGAAAACtaatggttatttttattttattatttcaaatctAATGGCTGTTTTCCTAATATGGGTGGATATTTGCACACAGCTAACTAAATATCTCCAAATTATTCTTTGGTCATTTGTGGTCAAATAAAACTGTACTTATTATGGAAACTTTATCCAGAGCTCTGTTCTTCATATCTATCATCTTTTTTCTTGGtagaggaaaaatataaagaagataaaatatttttagtgaatCTACTTTTTATTCTCCGTTacaatttttgttttgcattatcAGTTCTGTGTGAGGgtggtttttgtgtgtggttttggggttttttttttttacagtttataaCACAGTTTTAGATCTACaggatttgtttttattctaaatCAGCTTTGATGTTAGCCTAAATTATTTCTTGTTCCTAACTCAAAGTCCAATATTATTAACATTGCAATTCACAGAATTTGTTTTGAtcatgtgtgtctttttttttttctgctctattCTAACTGACTTAGATGATAGAACAGAATACTTGTACAAAATTCgaataaaggaaaaattttgcATTATATTGGATAAGAACTCTTTGCTTAGCGAATCTGAAGATTTCCATCATGAAATTGCTCAGGAAGATCGAAAACTTTTGGAACATTTGTTCGATGTGGATGTCAGAACTGGTAAGCAGCCACAGACAGTGGTGCTTCAGGGAGCTGCTGGAGTTGGGAAAACAACCTTGGTGAGAAAGGCGATGTTATATTGGGCAGAGGGCAATCTCTATCAGCAGAAGTTTACCTATGTCTTTTTTCTCAATGGGAAAGAAATTAACCAGCTGAAAGAGAGAAGCTTTGTTCAATTGATATCAAAGGACTGGCCCACCACAGAAAGCCCCATTGAAAGGATCATGTCCCAGCCAAGTAGtctcctttttattattgatagttTTGATGATCTGAACTTCGCCTTTGAGGAACCAGAGTTCGCACTATGCAAAGACTGGACCCAGCAACACCCAGTGTCCTTCCTCATGAGTAGTTTGCTGAGGAAAGTGATGCTCCCCAACTCGTGCTTATTGGTGACAACAAGACTCACAGCTTCCAAGAGACTAAAGCCTTTGTTGAAGAGTCAGCATTATGTAGAGTTGCGAGGAATGTCTGAGGTTGCAAGAGAGAAGTATATTTACCAGTTTTTTGAAGACAAGAAGTGGGCCATGAAAGCAATCAGTTCACTTAGAAACAATGAGACGCTTTTTAGCATGTGCCAAGTCCCCCTAGTGTGCCGGGTCATTTGTACTTGTCTGAAGCAGCAAATGAAGAAGGGTGGTGATGTCACATTGACTTGCCAAACGACCACAGCTCTGTATACCTGCTATATCTCTAGCTTGCTCACATCGAAAGATGGACGCTGCCCTAGTCTACCTAACCAAGCCCAACTGAGGAGCCTGTGTCATTTGGCTGCCATAGGAGTATGGACTATGACATATGTGTTTTACAGGGAAAATCTCAGAAAGCATGGGTTAACTAAATCTGATGTCTCAATTTTTCTGGACATGAATATACTTCAGAAGGACATAGAGTATGAAAACTGCTATGTATTCACCCACCTACATGTTCAGGAGTTCTTTGCAGCTATGTTCTATATGTTGAAAGGCAAATGGGAAGCCAGGGGtgattctttccagtcttttgaaGACGTGAAGCTGTTACTTGAAAGCAAAAGTTATAAAGACACCCATTTGATGCAGATGAAATGCTTTTTGTTTGGTCTTTTGAATGAAGATCGAGCAAAACAACTGGAGAAAGCATTTAACTGTGAAATGTCActggagataaaatggaatttacTTCAGTGGATGGAAGTATTAGGAAACAGTGAATATTCTCTATCACAACCAGGATTTCTAGAGTTGTTTCACTATCTGTATGAGACTCAAGATGAAACATTTATAAGCCAGGCAATGAGATGTTTCCCAAGGGTTGTCATTAATATTTGTAGGAAAATCCATCTGCTTGTATCTTCGTTCTGTCTTAAGCACTACCAGTGTTTGCAGACCATTAAACTGTCTATAACTGTGGCATTTGAGAAGATGTTAAACACAAGCCCAACAGCTGAAACTTGGTAAGTGTGTTAGTTCAGTTCCCTGGAAGTGACCTGTTGGGAGGGTGAAGGAAGTAGATTTTTGTCAGAGAGGAGTTGTTTAGTTGAGGTCGCAGAATCAGGATAACTCTTCAGAGTTATCCCATCTTGAGGCAAGGAGGCCAGGCATTTGAACCCCTTATTTTCTAGTCATGGCTGCTGGTGAGGAATGGGCGAAAACTTGTCTGAGATGGCTTTCTTGGCAGAAAGGCAATCCCAGGAGAGGGACTGGGCTGAGAGCTCTGAGTTGTCAGCACTCCCAACAACTCAGGAGAATGTGTGCTTCAGTTCTCAAAGACAGATGTAGTGTTATGCAAACCTGCATTCATTATAGTGagtatacttaatttttaaaaatactgcccTCCAGAAAAATAAGGAACCGTAAATTTCTTGCTCAACCAGTGTACATAGGTCATCTATTTGTACTGTGTCCCTCTGTACACTACTGACCTAGCTCACCTTCCCTATTGCTTAGATGTAGATTGGCGTTTGTTTTGTAGTTTATGAAAGTTCTCTCAGCTCTTTAACGCCTATTTGGAGACTGTCAGAGCTTATTAAGAAATAATAAGTGCTGAATGAATATTTTTGGAAGAAGAAATGAACCTTCagcattttattcatattaatttACCCTGTCCCCTTCCTCAGGTTGTCTTTTATGTCTCTATCTAAATCTGGGGAAAAAATTGAACTATGGAATTCAGTTTCATATTTAACTAAAATTAATTAAGCGTTTACTATGTGGTATACAGTTGTATAGTGAATCAGATATTTAACATATTATCCAATTTAACATTGGTGGCAACcatatctatatttttaagattacaaaactgagattcagagaggctTACCTAGAAAGTAAGTATACAATTCTTGATTTAACATAtcaaataatagctaacatttgctgAGTGCTTACCATATACCTGACAGGTCTTCTAGGTCATTTAACTTATTTAGTCTTCAAACAGTCCTAtgaagtaggtgctattatttctgttttaataatgaaaaagttgaGGTCAAGAAGCCATGTGACTTGACTGAAGTCACACATTTTATTGTAAGGACGTGATTTTCCAACTTTACCCAAGCTGTTTCATTGCCATTACATACAATCTCAGAAGGATTCTTATCTTCTAAGAATGTATATTTCATTTGTCTCTGAAATGTGGGAGTAGAAATTATAACTGGGATGCTATGACCATTACCCTCCTTGAGGAGTTCTGAAAAATTTTCAGTCAGTTTTCTTAATTCTGACTTCATAGTTATATTTAAAGAAGATGTGAATGAACCCAGGGCATGAGAATGCCTTTTATGCCTAATAATAATGTTAGAAAGGTATTCTGGCCACTAGATTGCCAGTCTTTGTGCTAACTTCCCTCACTGATGTTGTAGAGTTAATATTAGCATtgttgctaaaataaaaaaggagtctaaaaaaaaatcctggtaTTTTAAAAGGAACATTATCTGTGACCTCAGTCTCTTCTGCAACATAACTGCATTGTAAACTTCATGAGGGCAGGATCTCTGTCTTCTTCACCACTTTATAGTGTTTGTACATAGAAGCACTCAAATGTTTGAATGCATAATTTATTATGTTGTTTTCATAAATTTAAGACCTCAAGTGATAGACCATCACTAGGCAGTGTCATTTATTCCAATTTAAGTAAGGTATGGGAACTAATACTTATTGAGTATCTATTATGTACAAGGCAACAtgatagaattttatattttttaatataagtaataGCTACCAAGTTTAAGAGGTCTTACATGAGACATTTGCTATAGGATTTTCTATGGATTGCCTTACTAAACCTTCATGGTAATCCTAAGAAATTAGAtactattattttcactttttttaagaTAATGAAATTGAGGCTTACATTGGTTAGCAAACTTGCCAGAATCACCCAGTTTAGTGAATGGCAAAGCTGGATTATGACTCAGGATTTCTTCATTCTAGAGTTTATGCTTATACTCAATAggctattatatattttattccttgttaccttttatttgtttataatgaGTCTACCGATAATGTATCTAATAACTGAATCATACAGCAATTCAGAGTTTCCAAAGTGCTTTTGTGTCCCCACTAAAATTGACGTTAAATCTTCACAACTCTGTGAAGAGAGATGACATTTCCATTTAATTGATGAAGACAACTTGGATCTTACAGAATTGATATGATTGCCTAAAATAttatagctagtaagtggtagaccGAGGGCTCAAAGCCTGTGGTTGTTAATCTATACCACATTATACCTAATGTCTACCCACTAATCCTAGTCTTACTCTTTGAGGtcatatgttatttttcttcttgatatTGGCTCTTTAGGTATTTGAAGACATCACTGTTGCCCCTCCTGAGTCTCTTCTCCCAATATGAATTCtctctagtttttattttgtgtgtgttgagatgaaagactcccaaagtgggtagtcagtcagttcagggagaccctcccaaggaacagcgagaccacgaagacggatgcaaacagcaagaggtttatttgaacacacgggtacccgggcgacacagtcttttggaagactggcgcgccgagtgaagctcctgggtcctttttatagcaaaaagcgcgggtacagaagcgagaagcgagtttaattggtcagttcaaataagcgcgggtacagaagcgagaagcgagtttaattgg of Cynocephalus volans isolate mCynVol1 chromosome 4, mCynVol1.pri, whole genome shotgun sequence contains these proteins:
- the NLRP14 gene encoding NACHT, LRR and PYD domains-containing protein 14 — protein: MTDSSSSSFFSDFGLLLYLEELNKEELNKFKLFLKETMEPWHCLIPWTEVKRARLEDLANLMQKYYPGEQAWDVTLQIFGKMNLKGLCERAKAEINWVAQTMEPEDVKAGEAQGGQEAVLDDRTEYLYKIRIKEKFCIILDKNSLLSESEDFHHEIAQEDRKLLEHLFDVDVRTGKQPQTVVLQGAAGVGKTTLVRKAMLYWAEGNLYQQKFTYVFFLNGKEINQLKERSFVQLISKDWPTTESPIERIMSQPSSLLFIIDSFDDLNFAFEEPEFALCKDWTQQHPVSFLMSSLLRKVMLPNSCLLVTTRLTASKRLKPLLKSQHYVELRGMSEVAREKYIYQFFEDKKWAMKAISSLRNNETLFSMCQVPLVCRVICTCLKQQMKKGGDVTLTCQTTTALYTCYISSLLTSKDGRCPSLPNQAQLRSLCHLAAIGVWTMTYVFYRENLRKHGLTKSDVSIFLDMNILQKDIEYENCYVFTHLHVQEFFAAMFYMLKGKWEARGDSFQSFEDVKLLLESKSYKDTHLMQMKCFLFGLLNEDRAKQLEKAFNCEMSLEIKWNLLQWMEVLGNSEYSLSQPGFLELFHYLYETQDETFISQAMRCFPRVVINICRKIHLLVSSFCLKHYQCLQTIKLSITVAFEKMLNTSPTAETWDEDLMTHCWQDLCSVFHTNEHLRELDLCHSNLDETAMKIFFQELRHPNCKLQKLLLRFVSFPDGCQDISSSLVHNQNLMHLDLKGSNIGDSGVKSLCEALKHPECKLQNLRLESCDLTAVCCLNISKALIRSQSLIFLDLSTNNLLDDGVNLLCEALRHPECYLERLSLESCGLTEAGCEDLSLALMSNKRLTHLCLADNALGDGGVKFMSEALKHPQCTLQSLVLRRGHFTSLSSEHLSASLLRNKSLTHLDLGSNWLQDDGVKLLCDVLRHPSCSLQDLELMGCVLTSACCLDLASAILSNPNLWSLDLGNNDLQDDGVKILCGALKHPNCNIQRLGLEYCGLTSLCCQDLSSTLSSNQRLIKMNLTQNTLGYEGIMKLCEVLKSPECKLQVLGLYKEAFDEKAQKLLEAVGASNPHLVITPNCSDHNEEDGSWWRCF